One segment of Manihot esculenta cultivar AM560-2 chromosome 4, M.esculenta_v8, whole genome shotgun sequence DNA contains the following:
- the LOC110613961 gene encoding probable E3 ubiquitin-protein ligase RNF217 — MEKENVSDLDFVDDFFISALFVLDNEEHQEDVFSLYAQELQLQETLMGSVIISQMEMSNPPSALMIEPPPAENLQEAGQSSSLEMCFCEICTETKESNQMFTTERCAHSYCSDCIGKHVAAKVEDSITKVTCPALNCEAVLELETCRVKLSKEVIDFWEEALCKELISASQMFYCPFRDCSAMLAAGNEGEAITESECPFCYRLFCARCCVPWHSGIECEVFQELNEDERGREDLMVMEIAKEKKWSRCPNCKFYVERTEGCPHITCRCSFQFCYGCESKWTENHHGCSRD, encoded by the exons ATGGAAAAAGAAAACGTCTCTGATCTCgattttgttgatgatttcttcATCTCTGCGCTCTTCGTCCTCGATAATGAAGAACATCAGGAAGACGTCTTTTCATTATACGCCCAGGAGCTGCAGCTCCAGGAGACCCTAATGGGTTCTGTGATCATTTCTCAAATGGAGATGAGTAACCCACCATCGGCTTTGATGATTGAACCACCTCCAGCGGAAAATCTCCAGGAAGCGGGTCAGTCCTCCTCCCTCGAGATGTGTTTCTGCGAGATTTGTACGGAAACGAAAGAAAGTAATCAAATGTTCACAACTGAGCGCTGTGCTCACTCTTACTGCTCCGACTGTATAGGCAAACATGTGGCTGCAAAGGTTGAAGATAGTATTACAAAAGTTACTTGTCCTGCATTGAATTGCGAGGCAGTGCTTGAATTGGAGACTTGCAGGGTTAAGCTCTCCAAGGAAGTGATTGATTTTTGGGAAGAAGCGCTATGCAAGGAGCTAATCAGTGCATCCCAGATGTTTTATTGCCCATTTAGGGATTGTTCAGCCATGTTGGCGGCCGGTAATGAAGGAGAAGCCATTACAGAATCTGAGTGCCCCTTCTGCTATAGATTGTTCTGTGCTCGATGTTGTGTCCCTTGGCATTCTGGGATTGAGTGTGAGGTGTTTCAGGAGCTGAATGAAGATGAAAGAGGACGAGAAGATCTAATGGTGATGGAAATTGCTAAGGAAAAGAAATGGAGTAGATGCCCCAATTGCAAATTCTACGTTGAAAGAACAGAAGGCTGCCCACATATAACTTGCAG GTGTAGTTTCCAATTCTGCTACGGATGTGAATCGAAGTGGACCGAAAATCATCACGGTTGCTCGAGAGACTAA
- the LOC110613939 gene encoding probable E3 ubiquitin-protein ligase RNF217 gives MAKENVSDLDFTDISALLVPENEEHQGDVFSLYAEELQLQETLMGSVIISQMKMSNPPSALMIEPPPAENLQEAGQSSSLEMCFCEICTETKESNQMFTTDRCAHSYCSDCISKHVAAKIEDSITKVTCPGLNCETVLELETCRVKLSKEVIGVWEEALCKELINASQRFYCPFRDCSAMLVADNEGETINVAECPFCHRLFCARCYVPWHSGVECEVYQKLNEDERGRDDLMVMVIAKEKKWSRCPNCKFFVERTEGCPRIACRCGFQFCYGCESPWTSYETHGQCERK, from the exons ATGGCAAAGGAAAACGTCTCTGATCTAGATTTTACTGATATCTCTGCGCTCTTAGTCCCCGAAAATGAAGAACATCAGGGAGACGTCTTTTCATTATACGCCGAGGAGCTGCAGCTCCAGGAGACACTAATGGGTTCTGTGATCATTTCTCAAATGAAGATGAGTAACCCACCATCGGCTTTGATGATTGAACCACCTCCAGCGGAAAATCTCCAGGAAGCGGGTCAGTCCTCCTCCCTCGAGATGTGTTTCTGCGAGATTTGTACGGAAACGAAAGAAAGTAATCAAATGTTCACAACTGACCGCTGTGCTCACTCTTACTGCTCCGACTGTATAAGCAAACATGTGGCTGCAAAGATTGAAGATAGTATTACAAAAGTTACTTGTCCTGGATTGAATTGCGAAACAGTGCTTGAATTGGAGACTTGTAGGGTTAAGCTCTCCAAGGAAGTGATTGGTGTTTGGGAAGAAGCGCTATGCAAGGAGCTAATCAATGCATCGCAGAGGTTTTATTGCCCATTTAGGGATTGTTCAGCCATGTTGGTGGCCGATAATGAAGGAGAAACCATTAACGTTGCTGAGTGCCCCTTCTGCCATAGATTGTTCTGTGCTCGATGTTATGTCCCTTGGCATTCTGGGGTTGAATGTGAGGTGTATCAGAAGCTGAATGAAGATGAAAGAGGACGAGACGATCTGATGGTGATGGTAATTGCCAAGGAAAAGAAATGGAGTAGATGCCCCAATTGCAAATTCTTCGTGGAGAGAACAGAAGGCTGCCCACGTATTGCTTGCAG GTGTGGTTTCCAGTTCTGCTATGGATGTGAATCGCCATGGACTAGCTATGAAACGCATGGTCAGTGCGAGAGAAAATAA